The bacterium DNA segment CACACAGAGTGATTCTGATACTTCTGAATCTGATGATGACCCGGATGACTACTGGTTAAAAGTTGAGAGGAAGAGATATATAATAAGTAAAAGTTCGGATTTGCTCTTTGAAAATTGGGTGGAAGAACTTAAACAAGCCAATATTACACTGACAGGGACAGATGGAGACCTCCGAAAGGAGGTTTCAATGAACCTACTAAAAAGAAAGGGGAGCCCATACTATTACATTGATATATGTTTGAATGGCGTAAGATTCAGACGCTCCACGCATACTTCAAATAAAGCAGATGCACAAAGAATTGCCAGTCAAATGCTCAACAAACTCTGGAGTATACAGAATACAGGTTCTTCTCCGGATGTTCCAGCATTTAAACAGGCATCAGAGAAATTCGTTGAGTACCAGAAAAACAAGGGACTTCGTTCATGGGAAAGGGAACTATTATGCCACAAACACCTCGTCCCCTACCTTGGAAACAGGAAGGTAAGTGAAATCAGACCTAAAATTATCCAGGAAACTCTCACCAGAATAAAAATAGCCAAAAATCTCTCTCCCAGGTCCCTTGATTACCTCCGGGGGTATCTGCACAGGTTTTTTGAGTATGAGCGGAGGATAGAGGAACATGTACAGAATAACCCTGTAGAGATGGTGGAACGCATAAAATATGACAACATCAGGAAACATATTCTTGAGGTTTCACAGCAAAAACTCTTTCTTGATAATATAGATGACCCTGTGGTAAAAGATGCTGTTATTTTTATACTCTTTACAGGGCTCAGACAGGGGGAACTACTGAATCTCAAGAAGCAGGACTTCAAGAAAGTGGATGATATCCTGTATTTTGTTATCCAGAGGGAGAAAACTCCAGAAGTCACGACAGAATTCCCACTGGTATGGGATATCCCGCGACAGATTGTTGAAAAGTACCTTGCCCTGACCAGAGGGGTGAATCTCTTCTGTTATGAAGATGGACGTGCCCTGGATAAACACAACCTGATATACCAGATAAAGAAAGCAAGAAAAAAGGCAGGTATAGAGAAACTTTGCTGTAATGACCTGCGAAGGACTTTTTGCACGAGGATGCGGATGGCAGGTTGTGATTATGAGGTACGGGAGTACT contains these protein-coding regions:
- a CDS encoding tyrosine-type recombinase/integrase, with protein sequence TQSDSDTSESDDDPDDYWLKVERKRYIISKSSDLLFENWVEELKQANITLTGTDGDLRKEVSMNLLKRKGSPYYYIDICLNGVRFRRSTHTSNKADAQRIASQMLNKLWSIQNTGSSPDVPAFKQASEKFVEYQKNKGLRSWERELLCHKHLVPYLGNRKVSEIRPKIIQETLTRIKIAKNLSPRSLDYLRGYLHRFFEYERRIEEHVQNNPVEMVERIKYDNIRKHILEVSQQKLFLDNIDDPVVKDAVIFILFTGLRQGELLNLKKQDFKKVDDILYFVIQREKTPEVTTEFPLVWDIPRQIVEKYLALTRGVNLFCYEDGRALDKHNLIYQIKKARKKAGIEKLCCNDLRRTFCTRMRMAGCDYEVREYLMGHKIPGSSSHYSIYNVQNIAENLKNLEKNWHKFGTLKILRGEKCQG